From the endosymbiont of Bathymodiolus septemdierum str. Myojin knoll genome, one window contains:
- the rpmI gene encoding 50S ribosomal protein L35, which produces MPKLKTNRGAAKRFKKTASGGYKCKHSHLRHILTKKSTSRKRSLRSPDMVEKVDVPMVRKMLPYS; this is translated from the coding sequence ATGCCGAAGTTAAAAACCAATAGAGGCGCTGCAAAGCGCTTTAAAAAGACTGCCAGTGGTGGTTACAAATGTAAACACTCTCACCTGCGTCATATTTTGACCAAGAAGAGTACTTCTAGAAAGCGTAGCTTGCGTTCACCAGACATGGTCGAGAAAGTCGATGTCCCAATGGTTCGCAAAATGTTACCGTATAGTTAA
- the thrS gene encoding threonine--tRNA ligase: MPIITLPDGTQKSFDQAVSVFEVAKSIGSGLAKATLAGKVNDELVDASHIIEADSSLSIITDKDAEGLEVIRHSTAHLLAQATQMLYPEAQVTIGPVINDGFFYDFAYKDGFSEADLAKIEKNMNKLVKQNLKIERSEMSRDEAVAFFKDKGEHYKAEIIESIPADQSLSLYKQGDFIDLCRGPHVPSTAKLKAFKLMKLAGAYWRGDSNNEMLQRVYGTAWANKEDLATHLHRLEEAEKRDHRKIGKTQDLFHMQEEAPGMVFWHEKGWTLYQIVEQYMRGVFRDNDYKEVHTPQLIDRSLWEKSGHWDKFGDAMFTTSSENRDYAVKPMNCPAHIQIFNQGLKSYRDLPLRLAEFGSCHRNEPSGTLHGIMRVRNFVQDDGHIFCSNEQIQAEVSDFIDLTFKVYEHFGFENVDLKLSTRPEKRVGSDEVWDRAEAALAEALDAKGIKWELQEGEGAFYGPKIEFVLKDCLDREWQCGTLQVDFSMPERLDASFIAEDGSKQTPVMLHRAIVGSLERFVGILIEHYEGAFPAWLAPVQAVVLNISEKQTDFTVEIEKKLKKQGLRVISDLRNEKIGFKIREHSMQRFPYLLVIGDREMQNNEISVRKRGGEDLGSMSIEAFVKLVTEE; this comes from the coding sequence ATGCCGATTATCACTTTACCAGACGGAACGCAAAAATCTTTCGACCAAGCGGTTAGTGTCTTTGAGGTGGCTAAGTCGATTGGTTCGGGGTTAGCTAAGGCAACGCTTGCGGGTAAGGTCAATGATGAGTTGGTAGATGCGTCGCATATCATTGAGGCGGACAGTTCGTTGTCGATTATTACCGATAAAGATGCAGAGGGTTTAGAGGTTATTCGTCATTCGACGGCACATTTATTGGCACAAGCCACGCAAATGCTCTATCCAGAGGCGCAGGTGACGATTGGACCGGTGATTAATGACGGTTTCTTTTACGATTTTGCTTATAAAGATGGTTTCTCAGAGGCTGATTTAGCCAAGATTGAGAAAAATATGAATAAGCTGGTGAAACAAAACTTGAAAATTGAACGCTCTGAGATGTCACGAGATGAGGCAGTGGCGTTTTTTAAAGACAAAGGCGAGCATTATAAGGCGGAAATTATTGAGTCTATTCCAGCTGATCAGTCGTTGTCATTATATAAACAGGGCGATTTTATTGATTTGTGTCGTGGACCACATGTACCAAGCACGGCAAAATTAAAAGCCTTTAAATTAATGAAATTGGCAGGTGCTTATTGGCGCGGTGATTCTAATAATGAAATGTTACAACGCGTGTATGGCACGGCTTGGGCGAATAAAGAAGATTTGGCGACGCACTTGCACCGATTAGAAGAAGCAGAAAAGCGCGACCATCGTAAAATTGGAAAAACACAAGATTTATTTCACATGCAAGAAGAAGCGCCAGGTATGGTTTTTTGGCATGAGAAAGGCTGGACTTTGTATCAAATTGTTGAGCAGTATATGCGCGGCGTGTTTCGAGATAATGACTATAAGGAAGTACATACCCCGCAGTTGATTGACAGAAGTTTGTGGGAAAAATCGGGTCATTGGGATAAGTTTGGCGATGCGATGTTTACCACCAGTAGTGAGAATCGTGATTATGCAGTGAAGCCGATGAATTGCCCGGCGCATATTCAGATTTTTAATCAAGGTTTGAAGTCGTATCGTGATTTACCGTTGCGTCTGGCAGAGTTTGGCTCTTGTCATCGCAATGAGCCGTCTGGCACGCTACACGGTATTATGCGGGTGCGTAATTTTGTGCAAGATGACGGGCATATTTTTTGTAGTAATGAGCAAATTCAAGCGGAAGTATCAGACTTTATTGATTTAACTTTTAAAGTCTACGAGCATTTTGGCTTTGAAAATGTGGACCTTAAATTATCTACTCGTCCTGAAAAGCGTGTTGGTTCTGATGAAGTTTGGGATAGGGCGGAGGCAGCATTAGCAGAGGCCTTAGATGCGAAAGGCATTAAATGGGAATTGCAAGAAGGCGAGGGTGCATTTTATGGACCTAAAATTGAATTTGTGTTGAAGGATTGCCTGGATAGAGAGTGGCAGTGTGGTACTTTACAGGTTGATTTTTCAATGCCAGAGCGATTAGATGCATCGTTTATTGCCGAAGATGGTTCAAAGCAAACGCCAGTGATGTTGCATCGTGCAATCGTTGGTTCGCTAGAGCGATTTGTCGGTATTTTGATTGAACATTATGAGGGTGCATTTCCCGCTTGGTTGGCGCCTGTTCAGGCGGTTGTTTTGAATATTTCTGAAAAGCAGACCGATTTTACTGTTGAAATAGAGAAAAAATTAAAAAAACAAGGGCTTAGAGTGATTTCGGACTTGCGTAATGAGAAGATAGGCTTTAAAATACGCGAACATTCTATGCAACGATTCCCTTATTTATTGGTTATTGGTGATAGAGAAATGCAAAATAACGAAATTTCAGTACGCAAACGCGGTGGCGAAGACCTTGGGTCAATGTCAATTGAAGCGTTTGTTAAATTAGTAACAGAGGAATAA
- the infC gene encoding translation initiation factor IF-3: MIKKPNRIRINNDIKVSKVRVIDSKGEQAGVLSTSQALEMAVAAKLDLVEVSPNAEPPVCKIMDFGKYRYEQKKQLSDQKRKQKKNTVKTIKYRPGTEEGDYQIKMRNLVKFLDNGDKVKVSIWFRGREMQHRELGMEMLDRIEKDTEEFANVEQKAKMEGRQLGMMLAPKSKKK, translated from the coding sequence ATTATTAAAAAACCAAATAGAATACGAATTAATAACGATATTAAAGTTTCGAAAGTTCGTGTCATTGATAGTAAAGGCGAACAGGCTGGTGTATTAAGTACCAGTCAAGCATTAGAAATGGCAGTGGCTGCTAAACTTGATTTGGTTGAAGTATCACCGAATGCAGAGCCACCTGTTTGCAAAATAATGGATTTTGGTAAATATCGGTACGAGCAAAAGAAACAACTGAGTGACCAAAAAAGAAAACAAAAGAAAAACACCGTTAAAACCATTAAATATCGCCCGGGTACAGAAGAGGGTGATTACCAAATAAAAATGAGAAATTTGGTCAAGTTTTTAGATAATGGCGATAAGGTTAAAGTCAGTATTTGGTTCCGTGGACGCGAAATGCAGCACAGAGAATTAGGTATGGAAATGCTTGATAGAATTGAGAAAGATACAGAAGAATTTGCCAATGTAGAGCAAAAGGCAAAGATGGAGGGTCGCCAGCTAGGCATGATGCTGGCCCCCAAATCAAAGAAAAAATAA
- the pheS gene encoding phenylalanine--tRNA ligase subunit alpha — translation MDDILSRAKDSIEKAQSLGELEDLRVAFLGKKGELTALLKGLGQLSAQERPKMGGVINQAKGVVQDLLTQRKNNLETIELEKRLLSEKIDVSLPGRNAEMGGLHPVTTTLKRIQSLFAKNGFEVETGPEIEDDFHNFTALNIPEHHPARAMHDTFYFDEGSVLRTHTSPVQIRTMENQKPPLRIIAPGKVYRCDSDITHTPMFHQVEGLIVDKNANFAQLKGLLIDFLRAYFEKEDLKVRFRPSYFPFTEPSAEADIECVICGGEGCRVCKKTGWLEVLGCGVVHPNVLNSVKIDPEEYTGLAFGMGVERLAMLRYGVNDLRLFFENDIRFLRQFK, via the coding sequence ATAGATGATATCCTCAGTAGAGCAAAAGACTCTATTGAAAAAGCACAAAGTTTAGGTGAACTTGAGGATTTAAGAGTTGCATTCTTAGGTAAGAAAGGTGAACTGACGGCTCTTCTTAAAGGACTTGGGCAGTTGAGTGCGCAGGAGCGTCCAAAAATGGGTGGGGTGATTAATCAAGCCAAAGGCGTTGTGCAAGATTTACTCACCCAGCGCAAAAATAACTTGGAAACAATTGAGTTAGAAAAGCGTTTATTGAGTGAAAAAATAGATGTCTCTCTGCCGGGTCGTAACGCTGAAATGGGTGGGTTGCATCCAGTCACTACCACCCTCAAACGCATTCAATCACTATTTGCAAAGAACGGTTTTGAAGTGGAAACAGGTCCTGAGATTGAGGATGATTTTCACAACTTTACTGCGCTTAACATCCCTGAGCACCATCCTGCACGGGCGATGCACGATACTTTCTATTTTGACGAAGGCTCCGTGTTGAGAACACATACCTCGCCTGTGCAAATCCGTACTATGGAAAATCAAAAACCACCCCTGCGTATCATTGCGCCGGGTAAGGTATATCGTTGTGATTCAGATATTACCCATACGCCGATGTTTCATCAGGTGGAAGGTTTGATTGTTGATAAAAATGCAAACTTTGCACAATTAAAAGGCTTATTAATTGATTTCTTGCGTGCTTACTTCGAAAAAGAAGATTTAAAAGTGCGTTTTCGTCCTTCGTATTTTCCCTTTACTGAACCTTCTGCAGAAGCAGATATTGAATGCGTTATTTGTGGTGGTGAAGGTTGTCGAGTTTGTAAAAAAACAGGTTGGTTAGAAGTGTTAGGCTGTGGGGTTGTTCATCCGAATGTTTTGAATTCAGTCAAGATTGACCCTGAAGAATATACAGGATTGGCTTTCGGTATGGGTGTTGAGCGTTTGGCAATGTTGCGTTATGGCGTGAATGATTTGCGTCTTTTCTTTGAAAATGACATTCGTTTTTTACGACAGTTCAAGTAG
- a CDS encoding outer membrane lipoprotein — translation MKNKVILLMLVVFLTSCQSSTNRFTQDERGANTYSSTETGQLSSVLEGNIISIKQVRLSGSKGMGSGIGTALGAVTGASVVGSDDSDKAAGAIIGGLLGAMAGRAIEENATADTGFEFLVKLSSDVIKAFVQKSKQGLRVGDQVYVLYGNGTARLTRK, via the coding sequence ATGAAAAATAAGGTTATTTTATTAATGTTAGTTGTATTTTTGACATCTTGTCAATCTTCAACAAATCGTTTTACGCAAGATGAGAGGGGTGCAAATACTTATTCTTCTACTGAAACTGGTCAATTATCTAGCGTATTGGAAGGCAATATTATTTCTATTAAGCAAGTTCGATTATCAGGTTCTAAAGGTATGGGTTCTGGTATTGGCACAGCGTTAGGGGCTGTAACTGGCGCTAGTGTAGTCGGTAGTGATGATAGTGATAAGGCCGCAGGCGCCATTATTGGTGGTTTGTTGGGTGCAATGGCAGGTAGAGCAATTGAGGAAAACGCCACGGCTGACACTGGATTTGAATTTTTAGTTAAATTAAGTAGTGATGTAATCAAAGCTTTTGTACAAAAATCTAAGCAAGGATTGAGAGTTGGTGATCAGGTGTATGTACTTTATGGTAATGGCACAGCGCGTTTAACGCGTAAATAA
- the rplT gene encoding 50S ribosomal protein L20 codes for MARVSRGVQAHAKHKKILKKAKGYYGARSKVYRVAKQAVIKAGQYAYRDRRQKRRQFRRLWIVRINAEARNNGLSYSRMIDGLNKAGIEIDRKVLSDIAIFDKAAFAQIAEQAKVALA; via the coding sequence ATGGCAAGAGTATCAAGAGGTGTGCAAGCGCACGCAAAACATAAGAAAATTTTAAAGAAAGCCAAAGGCTACTACGGCGCTAGATCAAAAGTCTATCGTGTTGCTAAGCAAGCGGTTATCAAAGCAGGTCAATATGCGTATCGTGACCGTCGTCAAAAGCGTCGTCAGTTTCGTAGGTTGTGGATTGTTCGTATTAACGCTGAAGCGCGTAACAATGGTTTAAGCTATTCAAGAATGATTGACGGTCTGAATAAAGCAGGTATTGAAATTGACCGCAAAGTTTTATCAGATATAGCAATTTTTGACAAAGCAGCGTTCGCACAGATTGCAGAGCAAGCGAAAGTAGCTTTGGCATAA
- the recJ gene encoding single-stranded-DNA-specific exonuclease RecJ: MLTRKIDEALFESYSDDIPLILKKIYAARGVAESQLTLSLAKLITPNFEQLPAANTILTQALNEQKRILIIGDFDCDGATASVLAVKSLRLMGAKYADFLVPNRIEHGYGLSPEIVKLAIKEKQPDLIITVDNGISSFDGVALAKKQGIKVIITDHHLPSEFVPEADAIINPNLKNCDFPSKNLAGVGVCFYLFSSLKTHLLKQDYFTNNNIPVPDLRTVLDLVALGTVADVVKLDQNNRILIAEGIQRIRGKLCSPGILALLEVSNRKAETLQASDLGFSVGPRLNAAGRLSDISRGIKCLLTDDMNDARRYANELEEFNQTRRAKQADMQEEAQAIIDAQDEQSGKFAICLFSEEWHEGIVGIVAGKLKEDYHCPVAVFAQSGNDLKGSIRSIPSVHIKDLLDLVDRRHPDLILKFGGHAMAAGLSIKPENFDKFQQEFSNAIQSHLNNEIPKVELLTDGKLNASDITLKNAQLIADSGPWGQGFEEPVFFGNFEIVEQRVVGEKHLKLRLKPTNGTTIIDAIAFFQSPLESKKSTVAYKLSINEWRGSTSLQLMVEQVN; this comes from the coding sequence ATGTTAACACGAAAAATAGATGAGGCTTTATTTGAATCATATTCAGATGATATTCCTTTAATTCTAAAAAAAATTTACGCCGCTCGTGGTGTGGCAGAATCACAATTAACTTTATCCTTGGCTAAATTAATTACCCCCAATTTTGAGCAATTACCCGCTGCCAACACGATACTTACACAAGCTTTAAATGAACAAAAACGCATTTTAATTATTGGTGATTTTGACTGTGATGGTGCTACAGCATCAGTACTTGCTGTGAAATCTCTACGCTTAATGGGGGCAAAATATGCAGATTTTTTAGTGCCAAATCGCATCGAACACGGCTACGGACTTAGCCCTGAAATCGTTAAATTAGCCATTAAAGAAAAACAACCCGATTTGATTATCACTGTGGATAACGGCATCTCCAGTTTTGATGGGGTTGCATTGGCAAAAAAACAAGGTATCAAAGTTATTATTACCGACCATCATTTGCCCAGTGAATTCGTGCCAGAAGCCGATGCGATTATCAATCCGAATCTTAAAAATTGTGATTTTCCAAGTAAAAATTTAGCAGGAGTTGGCGTCTGTTTTTATTTATTTTCATCGCTAAAAACCCATTTACTAAAGCAAGATTATTTTACCAATAATAATATTCCAGTACCTGATTTACGCACTGTCTTAGATTTGGTTGCGCTCGGCACGGTGGCGGATGTCGTCAAGTTAGATCAAAATAACCGTATTTTAATTGCAGAGGGTATTCAGCGTATTCGTGGTAAATTATGTTCACCTGGTATTTTGGCATTGTTAGAAGTTTCCAATCGCAAAGCTGAAACCTTGCAGGCCTCTGACCTGGGTTTTTCCGTAGGGCCGAGGCTGAATGCCGCAGGGCGCTTGAGTGATATTTCTCGTGGCATAAAATGTTTGCTCACGGATGATATGAATGACGCAAGGCGTTATGCCAATGAACTTGAAGAATTTAATCAAACTCGTCGAGCCAAACAAGCTGATATGCAAGAAGAAGCACAAGCCATCATCGATGCGCAAGATGAGCAATCGGGAAAATTTGCTATCTGTCTATTTAGCGAAGAATGGCACGAAGGCATTGTTGGTATTGTCGCTGGTAAACTCAAAGAGGACTATCATTGTCCAGTTGCTGTTTTCGCTCAATCTGGCAACGATTTAAAAGGCTCAATCCGCTCTATTCCCAGTGTACATATTAAAGATTTACTAGATTTGGTTGATAGGAGGCACCCTGATTTAATCCTCAAGTTTGGCGGACACGCAATGGCAGCAGGACTTAGCATTAAGCCAGAGAATTTTGATAAATTCCAGCAAGAATTTTCAAATGCCATTCAATCCCACTTAAACAACGAAATCCCGAAAGTAGAATTACTCACCGACGGTAAACTTAATGCGTCTGATATCACACTTAAAAATGCACAATTAATTGCTGACTCTGGTCCGTGGGGGCAAGGCTTTGAAGAGCCTGTGTTTTTTGGTAATTTTGAAATCGTTGAACAAAGAGTGGTTGGCGAAAAACACCTAAAACTACGCCTAAAACCCACCAATGGCACCACCATCATCGACGCTATCGCATTTTTCCAATCCCCCCTTGAGAGTAAAAAATCAACCGTTGCTTATAAGTTATCTATTAACGAATGGCGCGGTAGTACTTCCCTGCAATTAATGGTTGAGCAAGTTAATTAA
- a CDS encoding NAD(P)/FAD-dependent oxidoreductase encodes MSDCIIIGGGVIGMMSARTLAMSGASVRLIDQRACGKESSWAGGGIISPLYPWMYSDMVNELSMASQVVYEELCATLLEETGIDTEYVRSGLLMMDEYDRYEAIDWMAVHKVHAEKHPKGTLFTDVAQVRNPRLLRALKADILKRGVEIVEFTKVDELIVENNTVLGVKTENKAYYADNTVICGGAWSSELLEAKNEMYPVKGQMIVIRSKPDTLAHIVLDKGRYLIPRKDGRILIGSTTENVGFDRSLSDEVGLELLRFATERFPELQGASIEHHWSGFRPASKSGVVIKKDEKLDGLFINTGHLRNGLNMAPESAKRIAELIKKC; translated from the coding sequence ATGAGTGATTGCATCATCATCGGCGGCGGTGTGATTGGAATGATGAGTGCACGCACTTTAGCGATGTCGGGGGCGAGTGTTAGATTGATTGACCAACGAGCCTGTGGTAAGGAATCTTCGTGGGCAGGGGGCGGCATTATCAGTCCGCTGTATCCGTGGATGTATAGCGATATGGTGAATGAATTGAGTATGGCATCCCAGGTAGTTTATGAGGAACTGTGTGCGACTTTACTTGAGGAAACGGGGATTGATACCGAGTATGTGCGTTCTGGGTTGCTGATGATGGATGAATACGACAGGTATGAGGCGATTGATTGGATGGCTGTGCATAAAGTACACGCTGAAAAACACCCTAAAGGGACACTGTTTACCGATGTAGCGCAGGTGCGTAATCCGCGATTGTTAAGGGCACTTAAGGCTGATATTTTAAAACGCGGTGTGGAAATTGTCGAATTTACCAAAGTCGATGAATTGATTGTTGAAAATAATACTGTGCTTGGTGTTAAGACTGAGAATAAAGCCTATTATGCGGATAATACCGTTATTTGTGGCGGCGCCTGGAGCTCTGAATTATTAGAGGCTAAAAACGAGATGTATCCCGTTAAGGGGCAGATGATTGTGATTCGCTCTAAACCTGACACGCTTGCGCATATTGTACTTGATAAAGGCAGGTATCTGATTCCAAGAAAAGATGGGCGTATTTTGATTGGCTCTACCACTGAAAATGTTGGTTTTGACAGAAGTTTGAGTGACGAAGTGGGACTTGAGTTGCTTAGATTTGCCACAGAGCGATTTCCAGAATTACAAGGCGCAAGTATTGAACATCATTGGTCGGGTTTTAGACCAGCGAGTAAATCGGGAGTAGTTATTAAAAAAGATGAAAAATTGGATGGTTTGTTTATCAATACTGGACATCTTCGTAATGGCTTAAATATGGCGCCTGAGAGCGCTAAAAGGATAGCTGAGTTGATAAAAAAATGTTAA